One stretch of Brevibacillus laterosporus DNA includes these proteins:
- a CDS encoding cell division protein SepF has translation MGVMNKLMNFFGLENEEYVEEYVEEDRDQEAPPKKNGQRASAGSNVVSLHAARDREGIRLMLFEPRHYSDAQDIADSLRNRRPVVVNLQRVENDQAKRIIDFLSGTVYALNGDIQKVGEQIFVCTPDHVDIQGTISSVIVEE, from the coding sequence TTGGGAGTCATGAATAAACTAATGAATTTTTTTGGTCTGGAAAATGAAGAGTATGTGGAAGAGTATGTGGAAGAAGATCGTGATCAGGAAGCTCCTCCTAAGAAGAATGGGCAAAGAGCATCAGCTGGAAGTAATGTGGTGAGCCTGCATGCGGCTAGAGATCGTGAAGGTATTAGACTCATGCTATTTGAGCCACGCCATTATAGCGATGCGCAGGATATTGCAGACAGCTTGCGTAATAGACGACCTGTTGTAGTTAATTTGCAGCGTGTGGAGAACGATCAGGCAAAACGCATTATTGATTTCCTCAGTGGAACGGTATATGCCCTGAATGGAGACATCCAGAAGGTAGGGGAACAAATTTTTGTTTGCACGCCTGATCATGTGGATATTCAGGGAACCATTTCAAGCGTCATAGTAGAAGAGTAA
- a CDS encoding mandelate racemase/muconate lactonizing enzyme family protein has product MIIERVETYPCLHRLREPYGDANGYKKYRSCYMIKIVTRSGLEGWGECIDWLPTLEIGFRKRIIPYLIGKQATDRSKLVTVVKKWHQRAAAAVSMALTEIVSKSGGLSVCDLYGGMWRDTIPVYASFQSYRDTPNWEQQSCEQVEQALLSGFQMAKVKIGGRTIKEDQAHVNLLMATLGSQMSFALDANQSYDVAGVGAWQQLFSEWSNLLWLEEPMPMDRLHDYVLLRAKLSIPLAGGENILNVKAFHSLCQIGAIDIAQPDPMHEDGIDGYRHTLLTVRSFGYRVSPHVFDGALTRLYALFGQACLPAWSKMTGDEIEPVEWDVMENPFTQLIPLSAQQGTVTLPTGVGLGIEIDTDILAHYTWDGSMYQA; this is encoded by the coding sequence TTGATTATTGAACGGGTCGAGACATACCCCTGCCTGCACAGGTTACGTGAACCTTATGGGGATGCTAATGGCTATAAAAAGTATCGTTCCTGTTACATGATTAAAATCGTGACACGCTCTGGGCTGGAAGGCTGGGGAGAATGTATTGATTGGCTACCGACGCTTGAAATAGGCTTTCGAAAACGAATCATTCCTTACTTGATTGGCAAGCAGGCAACGGATCGAAGCAAACTGGTTACGGTCGTGAAAAAGTGGCATCAACGAGCTGCTGCCGCCGTTAGTATGGCTTTGACGGAGATTGTGAGTAAGAGTGGGGGGCTGTCGGTATGCGATCTATATGGAGGGATGTGGCGAGATACGATACCTGTCTATGCTTCCTTTCAATCGTATCGTGATACGCCTAACTGGGAACAACAATCTTGTGAGCAAGTAGAACAGGCCTTACTTAGTGGGTTTCAAATGGCAAAAGTTAAAATTGGTGGTAGGACTATTAAGGAGGACCAAGCTCATGTAAATCTCTTAATGGCAACGCTTGGCTCACAAATGTCTTTTGCCTTGGATGCAAATCAGAGCTATGACGTGGCTGGTGTAGGAGCATGGCAACAACTATTTTCAGAATGGAGTAATCTGTTGTGGCTAGAGGAACCTATGCCGATGGACCGCTTACATGATTATGTTTTATTACGGGCTAAGCTATCTATTCCATTAGCTGGTGGAGAAAACATCCTAAATGTAAAGGCTTTTCACAGCCTGTGTCAGATCGGAGCGATTGACATTGCCCAGCCTGATCCTATGCATGAGGATGGAATAGATGGGTATCGTCATACGTTGCTAACCGTGCGTAGTTTTGGTTATCGTGTCTCTCCACATGTATTTGACGGTGCCTTAACACGGCTGTATGCATTGTTTGGGCAAGCCTGTCTACCTGCATGGAGCAAGATGACAGGGGATGAAATAGAACCTGTTGAGTGGGACGTTATGGAGAATCCCTTTACCCAGTTGATTCCTCTCTCAGCACAGCAAGGAACTGTTACGTTGCCAACAGGAGTGGGACTTGGTATAGAGATCGATACAGACATTCTGGCTCACTATACCTGGGATGGTAGTATGTATCAAGCCTAA
- a CDS encoding DivIVA domain-containing protein has product MPLTPLDIHNKEFSSGFRGYNVDEVNEFLDQIIKDFELMIKEKREVEERMSLLTERLDHYKNLEENLSKSILVAQETAEEVRTNARKESQLILKEAEKNADRIINEALAKSRKVAIEIEELKKRASVYRMRFRTLLEAQLEMLENGDWDDLQKMDSSYEG; this is encoded by the coding sequence ATGCCATTAACGCCTCTTGATATACATAATAAGGAATTTAGTTCCGGTTTCCGCGGTTATAATGTGGATGAAGTCAATGAGTTCTTGGACCAAATCATTAAAGACTTCGAGCTTATGATCAAGGAAAAAAGGGAAGTTGAAGAGCGCATGTCGCTGTTAACTGAGCGTTTGGACCATTATAAGAACTTAGAAGAAAATTTGAGTAAATCAATCCTAGTTGCTCAAGAAACCGCAGAAGAAGTGAGAACCAACGCGCGTAAAGAATCGCAGTTGATTTTAAAAGAAGCTGAAAAGAACGCGGATCGAATTATCAATGAAGCCTTGGCTAAATCACGTAAGGTAGCTATTGAGATTGAAGAGCTGAAAAAACGTGCTTCCGTCTATCGCATGCGTTTTCGCACGTTGCTCGAAGCACAATTGGAAATGCTGGAGAACGGCGATTGGGACGATTTACAAAAAATGGATTCTTCTTATGAAGGGTAA
- a CDS encoding molecular chaperone DnaK, with protein sequence MDKQMLAHVKERLLDEKESIMKRLEENDHYGMKSAMGQATSELSTYDNHPADVASELFEREKDIALYQLDRETLNEIDQALERMNAGTYGICTVCGKEIPTERLEALPQALTCKEHAPAPVVNNQRPIEEQFLKPAFGRTSMDEKDTNFFDGEDAWQIVESWGTSSTPFSFQDSDKTDYNHMYIESDEAEGYVEAVEQIGYTDMYGYQGPDSVHFMRSHTYDKYMAQNEGKGLIMSYEQYLDDLAKQEADDDLSNL encoded by the coding sequence ATGGATAAACAGATGCTGGCTCATGTAAAGGAAAGACTCCTTGATGAGAAAGAGAGCATAATGAAGCGTTTGGAGGAGAACGATCACTATGGAATGAAAAGTGCTATGGGTCAAGCTACCTCTGAACTTTCCACATATGATAATCATCCTGCAGATGTTGCTTCTGAATTGTTTGAGCGGGAAAAAGATATTGCGTTGTACCAACTGGATCGTGAAACATTAAACGAGATAGATCAAGCACTAGAGCGCATGAATGCGGGTACGTATGGGATTTGTACTGTCTGTGGAAAAGAAATTCCAACGGAGAGATTAGAAGCATTGCCACAAGCGCTGACGTGCAAAGAACATGCTCCAGCTCCTGTTGTTAACAATCAGCGTCCTATTGAGGAACAATTTTTGAAGCCAGCCTTTGGGCGAACTTCGATGGATGAAAAAGATACGAATTTCTTTGACGGGGAAGATGCATGGCAAATTGTAGAATCGTGGGGAACCTCCAGTACACCATTTTCTTTTCAAGACTCCGATAAAACAGACTACAACCATATGTATATTGAGTCAGACGAAGCAGAGGGCTATGTAGAAGCTGTGGAGCAAATTGGTTACACTGATATGTACGGCTACCAAGGACCGGACAGCGTTCATTTTATGCGGAGCCACACGTATGATAAGTACATGGCCCAAAACGAGGGAAAGGGTCTAATTATGTCATATGAGCAGTACTTGGATGATTTGGCCAAGCAGGAAGCGGATGACGATCTTAGCAACTTATAA
- a CDS encoding isoleucine--tRNA ligase, whose protein sequence is MSIDYGKTLNLPKTEFPMRGNLPVREPEVEARWEEMDIYKLVLERTKDRPSFILHDGPPYANGDIHIGHSLNKTLKDFIVRYKSMSGFYAPYVPGWDTHGLPIEQAIVNAQKLDRRNIEVNDFRKRCEEYAWSYVEKQREQFKRLGVRADWENPYVTLQPEYEAAQIRVFGAMATKGYIYKGLRCVYWSPSSETALADAEIEYYDKRSASIYVRFMVKDGKGKLDQDTGVIIWTTTPWTIPANMAISLNPELEYSVVVADGNKYLVASGLVESVTKEIGWEQVETVQTFKGSDLEGIETQHPFYDRISPVILGDHVTLDAGTGCVHTAPGHGEDDFNVAKKYNIEVLCPVDHEGKLTKEAPGFEGLFYEDANKVVSEKLKENGALLKLSFITHSYPHDWRTKKPIIFRATEQWFASVEGFRSQMLQAIKDVKWTPHWGETRLANMVADRNDWCISRQRVWGVPIPIFFCKACNEPIINEQTIDHIANLFAKEGSGVWFAREASELIPEGLTCACGCNDFRKETDIMDVWFDSGSSHEAVLRQRDNLSWPADLYLEGSDQYRGWFNSSLSTSVAVHGQAPYKSILSHGFTLDGEGRKMSKSLGNTIVPKEVTDKLGADILRLWVSSVDYQSDHRISDAILAQNAEVYRKIRNTFRFLLGNLDGFDPAKDRVEYDRLPELDRFMLAKAAEMVKRTRKAYDEYQFHTVYQTVHNFCTIELSSFYMDISKDRLYVEAPNNEERRAAQTVMYDILLNLVKLLSPIIPHTTDEVWRYIPGVSEASVQLTDMPEVNEQHLFSAEEQAKWTAFLEVRDEVLKAMEEARRNKVFGNSVDARLVLYPHTAEVYQTLMNMEFLADLFIVADIEMHEAGTEAPAEGTKLEGISVVVLAAEGEKCERCRVVKEDVGKVASHPSTCERCATIVDEHFSHVTE, encoded by the coding sequence ATGAGTATCGATTATGGAAAAACGCTTAACCTGCCAAAAACAGAATTTCCTATGCGTGGAAATTTGCCCGTACGTGAACCTGAGGTAGAAGCAAGATGGGAAGAAATGGACATCTATAAACTAGTTTTGGAGCGTACGAAGGACCGCCCAAGCTTTATTCTACATGATGGCCCTCCTTACGCGAACGGAGATATCCATATTGGTCATTCTTTAAATAAAACGTTAAAAGACTTTATCGTTCGCTACAAATCCATGTCTGGTTTTTACGCACCGTATGTTCCAGGCTGGGATACACATGGTCTACCAATTGAGCAAGCAATCGTAAATGCACAAAAATTAGATCGTCGTAACATCGAAGTAAACGACTTCCGCAAACGTTGTGAAGAATATGCGTGGAGCTATGTAGAAAAACAACGTGAACAATTTAAACGTTTGGGTGTTCGCGCAGATTGGGAAAATCCTTACGTAACTCTGCAACCTGAATATGAAGCAGCGCAAATCCGTGTGTTTGGTGCCATGGCAACGAAAGGCTATATTTACAAAGGTCTGCGTTGTGTATATTGGTCTCCATCTTCTGAAACTGCATTAGCCGATGCAGAAATTGAATACTACGACAAGCGTTCTGCCTCTATCTATGTGCGTTTCATGGTGAAGGATGGAAAGGGCAAGCTAGATCAAGACACAGGTGTTATCATTTGGACAACTACTCCTTGGACCATTCCAGCTAACATGGCAATCTCGCTAAATCCTGAATTGGAATACAGTGTAGTGGTTGCAGATGGGAATAAATATTTAGTGGCTTCTGGTCTAGTGGAATCCGTAACCAAAGAAATTGGTTGGGAGCAAGTAGAAACCGTTCAAACCTTCAAAGGCTCTGACTTAGAAGGAATTGAGACACAACATCCATTCTATGATCGTATTTCCCCAGTAATTTTGGGTGATCACGTCACATTAGACGCTGGTACGGGTTGTGTTCATACTGCTCCAGGACACGGGGAAGATGACTTTAACGTTGCTAAAAAATACAATATCGAAGTGCTGTGCCCAGTGGATCATGAAGGGAAACTGACGAAAGAAGCACCGGGCTTTGAAGGGTTGTTCTATGAAGATGCCAACAAAGTGGTATCTGAAAAACTGAAAGAAAACGGCGCTTTGCTGAAATTAAGCTTTATCACTCACTCCTATCCGCATGACTGGCGTACGAAAAAGCCAATTATTTTCCGTGCGACAGAGCAATGGTTTGCGTCTGTGGAAGGTTTCCGTAGCCAAATGCTACAAGCCATTAAAGATGTGAAATGGACTCCACATTGGGGCGAGACTCGTCTTGCTAACATGGTGGCAGATCGTAATGATTGGTGCATTTCTCGTCAGCGTGTTTGGGGTGTACCAATTCCAATCTTCTTCTGCAAAGCGTGCAACGAACCGATCATCAATGAACAAACCATTGATCATATCGCTAACTTGTTTGCTAAAGAAGGTTCTGGCGTGTGGTTTGCTCGTGAAGCGTCTGAATTAATTCCAGAAGGATTGACTTGCGCTTGCGGTTGCAACGATTTCCGTAAAGAAACAGATATCATGGACGTTTGGTTTGATTCGGGTTCCTCACATGAGGCAGTATTGCGTCAACGTGATAATCTAAGCTGGCCTGCTGATCTGTATTTAGAGGGATCTGACCAATATCGTGGTTGGTTCAACTCCTCTTTATCTACCTCGGTAGCTGTTCATGGTCAAGCGCCATATAAAAGCATCTTGAGCCATGGTTTCACATTGGATGGTGAAGGACGTAAGATGTCCAAATCACTTGGTAATACGATTGTGCCAAAAGAAGTAACAGACAAGCTAGGAGCTGATATTTTACGTCTGTGGGTTTCTTCTGTTGACTATCAATCAGACCACCGGATTTCTGATGCGATTCTTGCACAGAATGCAGAAGTATATCGTAAAATCCGCAATACATTCCGTTTCTTGCTTGGTAACCTGGATGGCTTTGATCCAGCTAAAGATCGCGTAGAATACGATCGCTTGCCTGAGCTAGATCGCTTTATGTTGGCAAAGGCGGCAGAGATGGTAAAACGTACACGCAAAGCATATGATGAATATCAATTCCATACTGTATATCAAACTGTGCATAACTTCTGCACCATTGAGCTTTCTTCTTTCTACATGGACATCTCCAAAGATCGTTTATATGTAGAAGCACCAAATAATGAAGAGCGTCGTGCAGCACAAACGGTTATGTATGATATCTTGCTTAATCTAGTGAAATTGTTGTCTCCAATCATCCCGCATACAACAGATGAGGTATGGCGTTACATCCCAGGCGTAAGCGAGGCGAGTGTACAGCTTACCGATATGCCGGAAGTAAATGAACAACATTTGTTCAGTGCAGAAGAGCAAGCAAAATGGACAGCTTTCTTAGAAGTGCGCGATGAAGTGTTAAAAGCAATGGAAGAAGCACGCCGTAACAAAGTATTTGGTAATTCCGTTGATGCTAGATTGGTTCTATATCCACACACAGCAGAGGTTTACCAAACACTTATGAATATGGAGTTCTTGGCAGATCTATTCATCGTGGCAGATATTGAAATGCATGAAGCTGGTACAGAAGCCCCTGCGGAAGGTACTAAACTAGAAGGTATTTCTGTAGTTGTACTTGCGGCTGAAGGCGAGAAGTGTGAACGTTGCCGTGTCGTGAAGGAAGATGTAGGGAAAGTGGCATCACACCCATCTACATGCGAGCGTTGTGCAACGATTGTTGATGAACATTTTTCACATGTAACCGAATAA
- a CDS encoding MFS transporter, producing MMAQSQNNSKNLIGLTGVPLVMVLGNSMLIPILPTMKAELHLTSFQTSFLITAFSIAAGIIIPLAGYLSDRFNRKVVIMIALTLYGAGGLLAGLAALWVTNPYWLIILGRVLQGIGAAGTSPIAMALVGDLFDGASESKALGLLETSNGLGKVLSPILGSLFALWTWYAVFLAFPVICAVVLVIFLLLVKEKKQKKQPKSVKEYLGSIGKVFKQNGKWLIPAFFIGSICLSTLFGVLFYLSDLLEETYKIDGVLKGAFLAIPLLAMSIMAFITGAIIKKKLTVMRYFIITGMLLLTFSYAGASFVSNVYFLIGILVFGSVGTGMILPCLNSMIIGAVTKTERGMITSLYNGVRFIGVALGPPIFTWLLGFSTKVMFYSIASVTLLFAIIAFFTITPQKATDSNGATEEGAAKEISTVRSPTDARSSTGSNEEESSQDKKLVDQKALDEITVLLEIREETKEQKQQEQIKKELGLDPGDLFEKVFTKKEKEKS from the coding sequence ATGATGGCTCAATCGCAAAACAACTCGAAAAATCTCATAGGGTTAACGGGTGTTCCGTTGGTCATGGTTCTCGGGAATTCTATGTTAATTCCCATATTACCAACAATGAAAGCGGAGTTGCACCTTACTTCTTTCCAAACCAGTTTTTTGATTACAGCCTTTTCTATTGCGGCTGGAATCATTATTCCATTGGCAGGTTACTTATCTGACCGGTTTAATCGGAAAGTGGTTATAATGATTGCTCTTACTTTATATGGAGCAGGCGGTTTGCTCGCTGGATTAGCGGCATTGTGGGTAACGAATCCCTATTGGTTGATTATTTTAGGAAGGGTGTTACAGGGAATAGGTGCAGCAGGGACATCGCCTATTGCTATGGCTTTAGTAGGAGACTTATTTGATGGTGCTTCCGAAAGTAAAGCCCTTGGATTATTGGAAACCTCCAACGGCTTGGGTAAAGTGTTAAGTCCGATTTTAGGCTCTCTATTTGCTTTATGGACATGGTATGCTGTCTTTTTGGCGTTTCCAGTCATTTGCGCTGTGGTGCTAGTCATCTTTTTATTGTTAGTAAAAGAAAAAAAACAAAAAAAACAGCCTAAGTCAGTGAAAGAGTACCTTGGTTCGATTGGTAAGGTATTTAAACAAAACGGCAAGTGGCTAATTCCGGCCTTTTTTATCGGGAGCATATGCTTATCTACACTGTTTGGCGTGCTTTTTTATCTATCTGATTTGCTGGAAGAAACCTACAAAATTGATGGTGTGTTAAAAGGAGCTTTTTTAGCTATTCCCTTGCTAGCCATGAGTATTATGGCTTTTATTACAGGGGCGATTATTAAAAAGAAACTAACCGTGATGCGCTACTTTATTATTACGGGAATGCTCCTACTTACATTCTCCTATGCAGGGGCAAGCTTTGTATCCAATGTCTATTTCTTAATTGGAATTCTTGTATTTGGTAGCGTGGGAACAGGAATGATTTTACCTTGCCTCAATTCCATGATCATTGGGGCGGTTACTAAGACAGAGCGTGGAATGATTACGTCTTTGTATAATGGTGTGCGTTTTATTGGAGTAGCGTTAGGGCCACCGATTTTCACCTGGTTGTTGGGATTTTCGACTAAGGTCATGTTCTATTCGATTGCCTCAGTCACGCTACTATTTGCCATAATCGCTTTTTTTACCATAACACCACAAAAAGCTACAGATTCAAATGGAGCTACCGAGGAAGGGGCTGCAAAAGAGATTTCAACAGTGAGAAGTCCGACTGATGCGAGAAGCTCAACAGGTTCGAACGAAGAAGAATCCTCACAGGACAAGAAGCTGGTGGATCAAAAGGCTTTGGATGAAATAACAGTGTTGTTAGAAATTCGGGAGGAAACAAAGGAGCAAAAACAACAGGAGCAGATAAAAAAAGAATTGGGTTTGGACCCAGGAGATCTGTTTGAAAAAGTATTTACAAAAAAAGAAAAAGAGAAATCGTAA
- a CDS encoding ABC transporter permease has protein sequence MAQSSLHSEQDHLFRPVDKRIFEENRIERPSLSYGKEMVRKIVQNKLAMLGFSLLILVIMLSLIGPHLVVFSPANQDLLLGNLKPSETHWFGTDDLGRDMWARTWAGGKISLFIGCIAATIDLLIGVAVGGVSGYMAGRGKMGDRIDNILMRIVEVLYGIPYLLVVILLMVVLEPGLSTIIIALSVTGWVGMARLVRGQVLQLKQQEFVLAAEKLGTSHAKIIWKHLLPNALGIIIVNLTFTIPQAIFAESFLSFLGLGVQAPNASWGTMANDGIGVILNGQWWRLFFPGLFISLTMFAFNAFGDGLQDALDPKNKK, from the coding sequence ATGGCGCAATCTTCACTCCATTCTGAACAAGATCATCTTTTTCGACCTGTAGATAAGCGAATTTTTGAAGAGAATCGAATTGAGCGACCAAGTCTAAGCTATGGAAAAGAAATGGTACGAAAAATAGTTCAGAACAAGCTAGCAATGCTCGGATTCAGCTTATTGATTTTAGTGATTATGCTTTCGCTCATCGGTCCTCATCTTGTAGTCTTTAGTCCAGCAAATCAGGATTTGTTGCTAGGGAATCTAAAACCTTCCGAAACACATTGGTTCGGAACAGACGATTTGGGACGAGATATGTGGGCACGCACATGGGCAGGTGGGAAAATTTCCCTATTCATAGGTTGTATCGCAGCTACCATCGATTTGTTGATCGGTGTAGCTGTAGGCGGCGTCTCGGGTTATATGGCAGGGCGAGGCAAAATGGGGGATCGAATTGACAACATCCTGATGCGGATCGTGGAAGTCTTGTATGGAATTCCGTATTTGTTAGTAGTTATTTTATTGATGGTGGTCTTAGAACCAGGGTTGTCTACTATTATTATTGCCCTATCAGTAACAGGCTGGGTTGGTATGGCTCGCTTAGTACGTGGTCAAGTGTTGCAGTTAAAACAGCAAGAATTTGTGCTAGCAGCGGAAAAATTAGGAACCTCTCACGCCAAAATTATTTGGAAGCATCTGTTGCCAAATGCCTTAGGAATTATCATTGTTAACCTGACCTTTACGATACCACAAGCCATCTTTGCTGAATCATTTTTAAGCTTTCTAGGTCTTGGTGTACAAGCACCTAATGCAAGCTGGGGAACAATGGCCAACGATGGAATTGGTGTTATTTTAAACGGACAGTGGTGGAGACTTTTCTTTCCAGGACTATTTATCTCCCTAACCATGTTTGCGTTTAATGCTTTCGGAGATGGATTACAAGATGCACTTGATCCTAAAAATAAAAAATAG
- a CDS encoding YggT family protein has protein sequence MYILGAIINFAFQIYFYMVIAYVFMSWVPQMRETSIGQLLERLVEPYLSIFRRFIPPLGFIDLSPMVAMLALYFAREGLFSLLSRFL, from the coding sequence ATGTATATATTGGGTGCAATTATTAACTTTGCGTTTCAAATCTATTTTTACATGGTAATTGCCTATGTCTTTATGTCATGGGTGCCACAAATGAGGGAAACGTCAATTGGTCAATTGTTGGAACGATTGGTAGAGCCATATCTATCTATTTTCCGCCGGTTCATTCCGCCTCTTGGCTTTATTGACTTGTCCCCGATGGTTGCTATGCTTGCGTTGTATTTTGCTAGAGAGGGATTATTTTCTCTGTTGAGTAGGTTCCTGTAA
- a CDS encoding YggS family pyridoxal phosphate-dependent enzyme — protein MTRMVAKATVEQRMVDIEQKIAAACERSNRQREEVKVVAVTKYVDTPAIGEIIDAGLAHIGENRIQDALPKYEAYKDKAVWHYIGHLQTNKVKDVVGRFTYIHSLDRLSMAEEIEKRASKLGIVVSCLLQINISQEETKFGLHPDDVLAFVKEISNMEHISIDGLMTMAPQTEDPEEIRYVFRGLREWQQRIKECNLPRVTVQELSMGMSGDFEIAIEEGATFVRLGSVLVQPE, from the coding sequence ATGACTAGAATGGTAGCAAAAGCTACAGTTGAACAGCGTATGGTTGACATTGAACAGAAAATAGCAGCAGCCTGTGAGCGGTCAAATCGTCAGCGTGAAGAGGTAAAAGTGGTAGCGGTGACGAAATATGTAGATACACCTGCGATTGGGGAAATCATCGATGCTGGACTTGCCCACATTGGGGAAAATCGTATCCAAGATGCACTTCCAAAATACGAAGCGTATAAAGACAAGGCGGTTTGGCACTACATCGGTCATTTGCAAACCAACAAGGTAAAAGATGTAGTGGGACGTTTTACATACATACATTCCTTAGACAGATTATCGATGGCCGAAGAAATTGAAAAACGAGCTAGCAAGCTAGGAATTGTCGTTTCTTGCTTGCTACAGATAAATATCTCCCAAGAAGAAACAAAATTTGGTTTACATCCGGATGATGTCTTGGCTTTTGTCAAAGAAATTAGTAATATGGAACACATAAGTATTGATGGATTAATGACTATGGCACCGCAAACAGAAGACCCTGAAGAGATTCGGTATGTGTTTCGTGGTTTGCGCGAATGGCAACAACGGATCAAAGAATGTAACTTACCTCGTGTGACAGTTCAGGAATTATCAATGGGCATGTCAGGAGATTTTGAGATAGCTATCGAAGAAGGGGCCACGTTTGTGCGTCTAGGCTCCGTGCTCGTGCAACCGGAATAG
- a CDS encoding ABC transporter permease gives MYLLKRIFTMLVTLWIIVTLTFVIMHLIPGDPFATDSQMLPADVVQNMREKYNLDKPIAQQYLLYLKDLVQFDLGPSIQSKSRDVNALIASGFPVSATLGLQSLFLALTLGISLGIIAALYHNRWLDYVSMFIAIIGISVPSFILAPLLIKLIAVDWKLLPAASWGSWKHSILPSVTLAVGPMAIIARFVRASMLEVFSQNYMKTAEAKGLTTFVIVVKHGIRNALIPVLTFIGPLFAALITGTFVVEKIFAIPGIGKYFVDGIFNRDYPVVMGTTVFYSMVLILSLFLIDVSYRLVDPRIKITSKGD, from the coding sequence ATGTATCTGTTAAAACGAATTTTCACTATGCTGGTTACATTGTGGATTATTGTGACACTAACTTTTGTCATTATGCATCTTATACCGGGTGATCCTTTTGCGACTGATTCACAAATGCTACCAGCAGATGTAGTCCAAAATATGCGAGAAAAATATAATTTGGATAAACCAATTGCCCAACAGTATTTGTTATATCTAAAGGATTTGGTCCAATTTGATTTAGGGCCTTCCATTCAATCTAAATCACGTGATGTAAATGCACTGATCGCTTCCGGATTTCCCGTATCAGCTACGCTAGGCTTGCAATCGTTGTTCTTGGCATTGACGCTCGGTATTTCCTTGGGGATTATCGCGGCGCTTTATCATAACAGGTGGTTAGATTACGTTTCTATGTTTATCGCTATTATCGGGATTTCTGTCCCAAGCTTCATTTTAGCTCCGTTGCTAATCAAATTGATTGCAGTTGACTGGAAGCTCTTGCCCGCGGCTTCTTGGGGGTCTTGGAAGCACTCTATCTTGCCGTCAGTTACTTTGGCAGTTGGTCCAATGGCAATCATTGCTAGATTTGTTCGGGCTAGTATGCTTGAGGTTTTTAGTCAGAATTACATGAAGACGGCGGAGGCAAAAGGCTTGACTACATTTGTGATAGTAGTGAAACACGGGATTCGCAATGCATTGATTCCTGTTCTGACGTTTATCGGCCCTTTGTTTGCAGCATTGATTACCGGCACGTTCGTGGTTGAGAAAATCTTTGCTATTCCAGGCATTGGTAAATATTTTGTAGATGGCATTTTTAATCGTGATTACCCAGTTGTGATGGGAACAACGGTCTTTTATAGCATGGTCCTGATCTTGTCATTGTTTTTGATTGACGTATCTTATCGACTAGTGGACCCGAGAATTAAAATTACGAGCAAGGGGGACTAA